One Epinephelus lanceolatus isolate andai-2023 chromosome 17, ASM4190304v1, whole genome shotgun sequence genomic window carries:
- the LOC144458436 gene encoding uncharacterized protein LOC144458436 — MVLLCDTAEEPEQFSQLEAAAQAVAKATANMAAVASRQIRDTEDEVLHMEMSSLLESVTVSGQHVLLAAQKLSIQPSLTEHREELITATQNVFLGVVKVLLVDDDATVRRVVAAADRVLECLSELGSASDIKSLLKSFQVFSEALLLLNSLTVDRANSLQDPRQTKQLLDSLETLRRCISMLHTAMCTTIKHPTSEQAQAARRYILDKVQSTVSDVVVTLKSECHSGSLGTCGYYIGRRNSLLQLLTSTQISSIQGSSFDSMVRDLVFHCMVVANTSRKEFQQRVVSHCRHILQLWSDIKRILKSSEDLNDSEQSLEKICPLLVQQIQMLDEVLLTTVLYQVLDTFLTASSTVEELSGVTRQILVGHSSTEIDLSFIQPRVEDLISSTDRIIQVANFISAIAVNAKSLENVENSRVCLTRLRARIEPLSLELVDSSMQTVQKLHEVCQQWEEETSQLQDALSDVMDVREFTSIAINEVVNDQHGCDAAYREQSYKLFNEHAANLICHMKLAVHSVRRHLDRSDNPIYRNGLLVLLRQVQSSRTKVGESVREMLSGSSLNVEVYSTFSDNISMAIQHFKVLRKGLDGQQHPHLLSPLREGARQDVMSRSCAPVKDTCELNQDHMIRGSPVLQAVERDSQTEHEEENTDEETIEAELAHKYDSDDLKIPAVYDKPKLIRKPLEFDLLPLMYEVVTVTKGKDVTVLNRACTGVLELSNCYAQAAKEASAIVDAVDCQTLECFRAELVSLTPLLVQTAQETAMSSVMSTESIYKHSTQFTDLINNTRKVLLPVAGTWYHTVYTELQGNLPTKAATVPQQLNQVMTLGADVVQLLTSSDLASQSDGQETFSVLHNKLNKAQNNTKYLVEFSTSVEEQADQLEGLCILWGLSIQILLNSLDKILGTSTAMNQLSPQKHLSVLSENSLRIQEAARLTSLNSKSAYKSKQLTGHQDELKTLTDAYLKAAEELDTIPSVMQLAKSEFFQRRLLIKIKVLSSHLSKANKDFDTALQNIVSIAYFAAEHFRENNTEDAEQKFENAAQTLSENVKQATKRVEDCLHYVRDPRARSNLRSINDHLSFQISDIISRARLIVETHYICDTLSLDVQIQCWSAKAHYVVEEIRKQDGIHQEAKEYIRAGLQGRAPDDIKDALATIPLKVKEVEFPSDITMTSWQKGNTEDVEAAEPDVNMAADGVWSGTFKESPSLTHTSLFLKQESDSWDPKDNRIVQVTRKMADTLCYMTQYLKKKGPIPNKEAFVSAAKDVISNCQSVTQFIRVIANHCLDKQCTVELSLIVEQILTITNQLNIISSVNAVTPGCKSSDEILVKNTQNLLQTVLRGVHAAETACITGLKQPEPNSDGEEATALCFQWRRKLEIHRAQQTSNLETDELGLRKTSSHPVAPSLAPPVGYK, encoded by the exons ATGGTGCTGCTGTGTGACACTGCGGAGGAACCCGAGCAGTTCAGCCAGCTGGAGGCTGCAGCTCAGGCTGTGGCTAAGGCCACTGCGAACATGGCAGCAGTGGCCTCCAG GCAAATACGTGACACAGAGGATGAAGTTTTGCATATGGAAATGTCATCTCTGTTGGAGTCAGTCACCGTGTCTGgacaacatgtgttgctggcaGCTCAGAAACTCAGCATCCAGCCCAGTCTGACTGAGCACAGAGAGGAGCTCATCACTGCTACACAAAACGTCTTCCTGGGAGTAGTCAAA GTTCTGTTAGTGGACGATGATGCTACCGTCAGGAGAGTTGTAGCAGCTGCTGATCGAGTTTTGGAGTGCCTCTCTGAGCTCGGCTCTGCCTCAGACATCAAGTCTCTGCTCAAATCTTTCCAGGTGTTTTCTGAGGCTCTGCTTCTCCTCAACAGCCTGACAGTGGACAGAGCAAATTCCTTACAGGATCCCAGACAAACGAAACAGCTTCTTGATTCCTTGGAGACTTTGAGGAGGTGCATCTCCATGCTGCACACGGCCATGTGCACAACCATCAAACACCCTACAAGTGAGCAGGCACAGGCTGCTCGGAGATACATTCTGGACAAGGTGCAGAGCACAGTGAGTGACGTTGTTGTAACCCTGAAAAGTGAATGCCACAGTGGATCACTGGGTACTTGTGGGTATTACATAGGGAGGAGGAACAGTCTGCTGCAACTACTTACTAGTACCCAAATCTCCTCAATCCAAGGCAGCAGCTTTGACAGCATGGTGAGAGATCTGGTGTTTCACTGTATGGTTGTGGCAAACACTTCTCGTAAAGAGTTTCAGCAAAGGGTGGTGAGTCATTGTCGTCACATCCTGCAACTGTGGTCTGACATAAAAAGGATTTTAAAGTCCTCAGAAGATCTGAATGATTCTGAGCAAAGCCTTGAGAAGATCTGCCCTCTGTTGGTGCAGCAAATACAAATGCTTGACGAAGTTTTGTTGACAACAGTTCTCTATCAAGTCTTAGACACATTTCTTACGGCATCTTCTACAGTTGAAGAACTTTCAGGTGTGACCAGACAGATCCTGGTTGGACACTCTTCTACAGAGATAGATCTGAGTTTTATACAGCCACGAGTTGAGGATTTGATATCCTCAACTGATCGAATAATCCAAGTGGCTAATTTTATCTCAGCAATAGCTGTCAATGCAAAGAGTTTGGAGAATGTGGAGAACTCACGAGTATGCCTCACAAGACTCAGGGCTCGGATTGAACCGTTGTCACTGGAGCTGGTGGATAGTTCAATGCAAACTGTTCAAAAGCTCCATGAGGTGTGTCAACAATGGGAGGAGGAGACAAGTCAGCTTCAGGATGCTCTCAGTGACGTGATGGATGTCAGGGAGTTCACCAGTATCGCTATCAATGAGGTGGTCAATGATCAGCATGGATGTGATGCAGCGTACAGAGAGCAAAGCTACAAACTGTTTAATGAACATGCAGCCAAtcttatttgtcacatgaagcTGGCAGTTCACTCAGTGAGGAGACACTTGGACAGAAGTGATAACCCCATCTACAGGAATGGCCTCCTAGTCCTGCTCAGACAGGTTCAGTCATCTCGAACCAAAGTGGGTGAGTCGGTCAGAGAGATGCTTTCAGGTTCCAGTCTTAATGTGGAGGTATATTCTACTTTTTCAGATAATATTTCCATGGCTATTCAGCATTTTAAAGTGCTCAGAAAGGGACTGGATGGCCAACAGCATCCACATCTCCTGAGTCCACTGCGAGAGGGGGCACGTCAGGATGTAATGTCACGGTCATGTGCACCAGTCAAAGACACCTGTGAACTGAACCAGGATCATATGATAAGAGGCTCCCCTGTTTTGCAGGCTGTGGAGAGGGATTCCCAAACCGAACATGAGGAGGAGAACACAGATGAGGAAACCATAGAAGCAGAACTGGCTCATAAATATGACAGTGATGATTTAAAGATCCCAGCTGTCTACGATAAGcccaaactgatccgcaagccTCTTGAATTTGACCTTTTACCCCTCATGTATGAAGTTGTGACTGTGACTAAAGGGAAAGATGTGACAGTGCTCAACAGGGCCTGCACTGGTGTTCTTGAGCTGTCGAACTGTTACGCTCAAGCTGCAAAAGAAGCCTCGGCCATTGTTGATGCAGTTGATTGTCAGACGTTGGAATGTTTTAGAGCAGAGCTGGTGTCACTGACTCCGCTGCTCGTCCAGACCGCTCAAGAGACAGCGATGAGCTCGGTGATGAGCACGGAGAGCATCTACAAACACAGCACGCAGTTTACTGATCTTATCAACAACACCCGAAAGGTTTTACTGCCAGTTGCTGGAACCTGGTATCATACTGTTTATACTGAGCTGCAAGGAAATCTGCCAACAAAGGCGGCCACTGTTCCACAGCAGCTAAATCAAGTGATGACTTTAGGTGCTGACGTGGTCCAGCTCTTGACATCGTCAGATTTAGCCTCACAAAGCGATGGTCAAGAAACATTCAGCGTTTTACACAACAAGCTGAACAAAGCCCAGAACAACACAAAGTATCTGGTAGAGTTTTCCACCTCAGTGGAAGAACAGGCAGATCAGCTCGAGGGACTCTGTATCCTCTGGGGCCTTTCGATTCAGATTTTGCTCAATTCTCTTGATAAGATTTTGGGAACATCGACTGCAATGAACCAGCTGAGCCCTCAGAAACACCTATCAGTGCTGTCAGAGAACTCGCTTCGAATCCAAGAGGCAGCGAGGCTAACCAGCCTAAATTCTAAGAGTGCTTACAAATCAAAACAGTTAACAGGACACCAGGATGAACTAAAAACCCTGACTGACGCCTATCTCAAAGCTGCCGAAGAGCTTGACACAATACCAAGTGTGATGCAACTTGCAAAGTCTGAATTCTTTCAGAGACGTCTTTTGATTAAAATTAAGGTGCTTTCTAGTCATTTAAGCAAAGCAAATAAGGATTTTGatacagcacttcaaaatattGTCAGCATTGCTTATTTTGCTGCTGAACACTTCAGGGAGAACAACACAGAAGATGCAGAGCAGAAGTTTGAAAATGCAGCTCAAACACTttctgaaaatgtaaaacaagCGACGAAGAGAGTCGAGGACTGCTTACATTACGTCCGCGACCCACGTGCCCGTTCTAACCTGAGGTCTATCAACGACCACCTGTCTTTTCAGATCTCAGATATAATCAGCAGGGCGAGGCTCATCGTAGAGACTCATTACATTTGTGACACACTCAGTCTGGATGTGCAGATACAGTGCTGGTCTGCAAAAGCTCACTATGTGGTGGAGGAGATCAGGAAGCAGGATGGGATTCACCAAGAGGCTAAAGAGTACATCAGAGCTGGTCTACAGGGCAGAGCACCTGATGATATTAAAGACGCGTTGGCTACAATCCCATTGAAAGTCAAGGAAGTGGAATTTCCCTCTGACATAACAATGACATCCTGGCAGAAAGGCAACACAGAAGATGTAGAAGCTGCAGAACCAGATGTGAACATGGCAGCT GACGGTGTCTGGTCTGGCACATTCAAAGAATCTCCTTCGTTGACCCACACGTCTCTTTTCCTAAAGCAAGAAAGTGACAGCTGGGATCCCAAGGACAACAGAATTGTCCAGGTGACCAGGAAGATGGCTGACACACTTTGTTACATGACTCAGTACTTGAAGAAGAAAGGCCCAATACCA aataaAGAGGCATTTGTCAGTGCGGCCAAAGATGTTATCtcaaactgtcagtcagtgactCAGTTCATCAGAGTTATTGCCAACCACTGCCTGGATAAACAGTGTACAGTTGAACTCTCCCTCATAGTTGAGCAGATTCTCACCATCACCAACCAGCTCAACATCATCTCCAG TGTCAATGCTGTAACACCTGGGTGCAAATCATCTGATGAGATCCTGGTGAAGAACACGCAAAATCTACTCCAGACGGTCTTGCGTGGGGTCCATGCTGCAGAAACAGCCTGCATCACG GGTTTGAAGCAGCCTGAGCCGAACTCAGATGGTGAAGAGGCTACAGccttgtgtttccagtggagACGGAAACTGGAGATCCATCGAGCCCAGCAGACGTCTAACCTAGAGACTGATGAGCTGGGTTTGAGGAAGACCTCATCCCACCCTGTAGCACCTAGTCTTGCCCCACCAGTTGGCTACAAGTGA